The Streptomyces laurentii genome contains a region encoding:
- a CDS encoding short-chain dehydrogenase/reductase (identified by MetaGeneAnnotator; putative;~sequence version:1), translating to MFAGQRVVVMGGSSGIGEAAALAFAADGAEVVVTGRGQERLDAAAARIGGKTVGYRMDATDQGAIDAFFTQHGTIDHLVLAVSGAAGAGPFAQLDLKDLAAGFDAKFWPQVRIVKSALPHLRQDGSVTLITASSARAAFPGTAGLAALNGALEAMVPPLAVELAPLRINAVSPGVIDTPWWDRVPAEQRQALFDGVAATTPVGRVGRPEDVARAIHMLAANSFITGLVLDCTGGANLPTGR from the coding sequence TTGTTCGCCGGGCAGCGTGTGGTCGTGATGGGCGGCAGCTCCGGTATCGGCGAGGCCGCGGCCTTGGCCTTCGCGGCGGATGGAGCCGAGGTCGTCGTCACCGGCCGCGGCCAAGAGCGGCTGGACGCGGCCGCGGCCCGGATCGGCGGCAAGACCGTCGGCTACCGGATGGACGCTACCGATCAGGGCGCCATCGACGCCTTCTTCACCCAGCACGGCACCATCGATCACCTTGTCCTCGCGGTGAGCGGCGCGGCAGGCGCCGGCCCCTTCGCCCAGCTGGACCTGAAGGACCTGGCGGCCGGCTTCGACGCCAAGTTCTGGCCCCAGGTCCGCATCGTCAAATCCGCGCTGCCGCACCTGCGCCAGGACGGATCGGTGACGCTGATAACGGCCTCCTCCGCCCGCGCGGCCTTCCCCGGTACCGCGGGACTCGCCGCGCTCAATGGCGCGTTGGAGGCGATGGTCCCGCCGCTGGCCGTCGAGCTGGCGCCCCTGCGGATCAACGCCGTCTCGCCTGGTGTCATCGACACCCCGTGGTGGGACCGTGTTCCGGCCGAGCAGCGTCAGGCGCTGTTCGACGGGGTCGCCGCCACCACGCCGGTCGGCCGGGTCGGCCGCCCCGAGGACGTGGCCCGGGCCATTCACATGCTGGCCGCCAACAGCTTCATCACCGGCCTGGTGCTCGACTGCACCGGCGGCGCCAACCTGCCCACCGGCCGCTGA
- a CDS encoding hypothetical protein (identified by MetaGeneAnnotator; putative;~sequence version:1), with the protein MRSEEHVGWERNFPVRYLLVQGDTGGEEEGALFVGARVVREVLAAVEEFQQAGARRPHPRTRRVPWIVGHGHHAVHEARHVRPETGVR; encoded by the coding sequence GTGCGGTCCGAGGAGCATGTGGGGTGGGAGCGGAACTTCCCGGTCCGGTATCTCCTGGTCCAGGGGGATACCGGCGGTGAGGAGGAGGGCGCGCTCTTCGTCGGGGCCCGCGTGGTCCGCGAAGTGCTCGCGGCGGTCGAGGAGTTCCAGCAGGCAGGCGCCCGCCGTCCGCACCCACGTACGCGCCGCGTCCCGTGGATCGTCGGACACGGACACCACGCAGTCCATGAAGCACGGCACGTCCGGCCGGAGACCGGCGTCCGGTAG
- a CDS encoding hypothetical protein (identified by MetaGeneAnnotator; putative;~sequence version:1) yields the protein MSTYRFDNVEIHGGRQQFGDGTVSVTADSLEAALLIAGVLVGRVVAEQPDQTREAEALRDELATTASPQALDGSRVRSWLATISTGATTGGAVVVLLEELKRLLGL from the coding sequence ATGAGCACCTACAGGTTCGACAACGTCGAAATCCACGGCGGACGGCAGCAGTTCGGCGACGGTACGGTCAGCGTGACTGCCGACAGCCTGGAAGCGGCCCTTCTGATCGCCGGCGTCCTGGTCGGCCGGGTCGTCGCGGAACAGCCGGACCAGACACGGGAGGCCGAAGCGCTGCGCGACGAACTGGCCACCACCGCCTCACCACAGGCACTGGACGGCTCCCGCGTGCGGTCCTGGCTGGCCACGATCAGCACGGGAGCCACCACGGGCGGCGCTGTGGTGGTGCTCCTGGAGGAGTTGAAGAGGCTGCTGGGCCTGTGA
- a CDS encoding hypothetical protein (identified by MetaGeneAnnotator; putative;~sequence version:1), whose product MEQRQAVLLPRYAEDMPTRELCGWTYRGTEFADAVTKLFVMERFRAHGRPQGLDLVAVVRHARRARRLHLFRDITLSLCLIVMAAGVVGMVAALIVRDMARLTDCLRLALYALLPAAVLAYVWNWVLSRFQQAVHWGDARPRDGAGPVDAVLESDLEALEAANVALYRSKGRGGEEPFVDSGVLVLQRTWPSIDISRPAPGDGADRPDVTELKPAELHAYMAEHLPQAAGLDGLRACNRLYVQGDRVRDIDGGALFGKGRRRPLVNIDTTLVDEGITAASMAMRTYLTLELVGSGGSYVVTMHVRARVSKSQLSWQLAASYVPPVNAAFGGRPMGWAETAWRALGLTRTRFRADLFGSPGRVLGRPARHLANGFRLLWRSHRVRRPHGYFDYGASGTLRAAVSDPDRSHDLTQRMDAQLALQRMQEALLTLTERFLKEHGIDTSGLRDTRGTITLQTYNFSGPIHGQNIFGDGGTNILTGMGSSAGDPGQAAQGTPPVPSGSAAGPAGT is encoded by the coding sequence GTGGAGCAACGCCAAGCTGTCCTGTTACCGCGGTACGCGGAGGACATGCCGACCCGCGAACTGTGCGGTTGGACGTACCGCGGAACCGAGTTCGCGGACGCGGTGACGAAGCTGTTCGTGATGGAGCGGTTCAGGGCCCATGGCCGGCCGCAGGGCCTCGACCTCGTCGCCGTGGTCCGGCACGCGCGCCGAGCGCGGCGGCTGCACCTGTTCCGCGACATCACGCTCTCGCTCTGCCTGATCGTCATGGCGGCGGGCGTGGTGGGAATGGTCGCGGCCCTGATCGTCCGGGACATGGCGCGTCTGACCGACTGTCTCCGGCTCGCCCTGTACGCCCTCCTGCCGGCGGCCGTCCTCGCGTATGTCTGGAACTGGGTCCTGAGCCGGTTCCAGCAGGCCGTCCATTGGGGAGACGCCCGCCCGCGGGACGGCGCGGGGCCGGTGGACGCCGTGCTGGAGTCGGATCTGGAGGCGCTGGAAGCCGCGAACGTGGCCCTGTACCGGTCGAAGGGGCGCGGCGGCGAGGAGCCGTTCGTCGACAGCGGCGTCCTCGTACTGCAGCGGACCTGGCCGAGCATCGACATCAGCCGGCCCGCCCCCGGGGACGGTGCCGACCGGCCGGACGTGACCGAGCTGAAGCCGGCCGAACTGCACGCGTACATGGCCGAGCACCTGCCCCAGGCCGCCGGACTCGACGGGCTGCGGGCCTGCAACCGCCTGTACGTGCAGGGGGACCGCGTACGCGACATCGACGGGGGAGCGCTGTTCGGCAAAGGCCGACGCCGACCGCTGGTGAACATCGACACGACCCTCGTCGACGAGGGCATAACGGCCGCGAGCATGGCGATGCGCACCTACCTCACCCTGGAGCTGGTCGGGTCCGGCGGTTCCTACGTCGTGACGATGCACGTCCGCGCCCGGGTCTCGAAGTCACAGCTGTCCTGGCAGCTGGCCGCCTCCTACGTCCCCCCGGTGAACGCGGCCTTCGGCGGCCGCCCCATGGGCTGGGCGGAGACGGCCTGGCGCGCGCTGGGCCTCACCCGCACGCGGTTTCGCGCCGATCTGTTCGGGTCGCCCGGCCGGGTCCTCGGCCGGCCGGCGCGACACCTGGCCAACGGCTTCCGGCTGCTGTGGCGCAGCCACCGCGTCCGGCGGCCTCACGGTTACTTCGACTACGGCGCCTCCGGGACGCTGCGCGCGGCCGTGTCCGATCCCGACCGCAGCCATGACCTGACGCAGCGGATGGATGCCCAGCTCGCCCTGCAACGCATGCAGGAAGCCCTGCTCACGCTGACGGAACGGTTCCTGAAGGAACACGGCATCGACACCTCCGGCCTGCGCGACACCCGCGGCACCATCACCCTGCAGACGTACAACTTCAGCGGCCCGATCCACGGCCAGAACATCTTCGGGGACGGCGGCACCAACATCCTCACCGGCATGGGCTCCTCCGCCGGGGACCCGGGACAAGCCGCCCAGGGGACGCCGCCGGTTCCGTCCGGCAGCGCCGCGGGACCGGCGGGCACCTGA
- a CDS encoding NTP pyrophosphohydrolase (NTP pyrophosphohydrolase [Streptomyces clavuligerus ATCC27064];~Pyridoxine 5'-phosphate (PNP) oxidase-like proteins; cl00381;~identified by MetaGeneAnnotator; putative) produces the protein MTTPLTLGAFDSLRCDAVSDQEALGRLYALPSDAAVRKQMSELTDQTRKLIACSSLVLVASADAEGNCDVSPRGGPAGFVSVLDARTVAIPDATGNKRLDTLRNVIATGRAGLLFVIPGRTTTLRVNGRACVSTRPELLSQLTAVGKPPASALVVGIEEVYPHCPKPLMRSGAWQPEQWLPVDVQPTSAEVTLAQLRRPELTIADIERAEEESLKYRYE, from the coding sequence ATGACCACACCCCTCACCCTCGGCGCCTTCGACTCACTCCGCTGTGATGCCGTGTCGGACCAGGAGGCCCTGGGCCGGCTCTACGCACTCCCCAGTGACGCGGCCGTGCGCAAGCAGATGTCCGAACTCACCGATCAGACCCGGAAGTTGATCGCCTGCTCGTCGCTGGTCCTGGTCGCCAGCGCGGATGCCGAGGGCAACTGCGACGTCTCCCCGCGGGGCGGGCCCGCCGGGTTCGTCTCCGTTCTGGACGCGCGGACGGTGGCGATACCGGACGCGACCGGCAACAAGCGTCTGGACACCCTGCGAAACGTGATCGCCACCGGACGTGCCGGGCTTCTGTTCGTCATCCCGGGGCGCACCACGACGCTCAGGGTGAACGGCCGGGCCTGCGTCTCCACCCGCCCGGAGCTGCTGTCGCAGCTGACCGCCGTGGGGAAGCCGCCGGCGAGTGCGCTGGTGGTGGGGATCGAGGAGGTCTACCCGCACTGCCCCAAGCCGCTCATGCGCAGCGGGGCCTGGCAGCCGGAGCAGTGGCTGCCGGTGGATGTCCAGCCGACCTCGGCCGAGGTGACACTGGCACAGCTGCGGAGGCCGGAACTGACGATCGCCGACATCGAGCGGGCGGAGGAGGAATCGCTGAAGTACCGGTACGAGTAG
- a CDS encoding nitroreductase (Nitroreductase family. Members ofthis family utilize FMN as a cofactor and catalyze reduction of a variety of nitroaromatic compounds, including nitrofurans, nitrobenzens, nitrophenol, nitrobenzoate and quinones by using either NADH or NADPH as a source...; cd02136;~identified by MetaGeneAnnotator; putative;~nitroreductase [Streptomyces griseus subsp. griseus NBRC13350];~putative FMN binding site [chemical binding]) yields the protein MDVYEAVDSRRAVRAFSDEPVPKDVLERVLAAASRAPSSGNLQPWRVYVVTGEPLAELKGRATARALAGDPGDEREYPMYPAELTSPHVDRFAVAAAQRYKALGIERDDPDRPMKIAALNSGAFGAPVVLFCCLDRTMGPGQWGDAGMYLQTVMLLLRAEGLHSCPQVMWTMYHKTVGRTVGADDGLVLFCGVSVGFEKAGAPRLRTGRADLTETVSFIGM from the coding sequence GTGGACGTGTACGAGGCCGTGGACAGTCGCCGGGCCGTACGGGCGTTCAGCGACGAGCCGGTACCCAAGGACGTACTCGAACGGGTCCTGGCGGCGGCGTCGCGGGCTCCGTCGAGCGGGAACCTCCAGCCGTGGCGGGTGTACGTCGTCACCGGCGAGCCCTTGGCCGAGCTGAAGGGGCGCGCGACGGCCAGGGCCCTGGCGGGAGACCCGGGTGACGAGCGGGAGTATCCGATGTACCCGGCGGAACTGACCTCGCCTCACGTGGACCGCTTCGCCGTCGCGGCCGCCCAGCGCTACAAGGCGCTGGGCATCGAGCGTGACGACCCCGACAGGCCCATGAAGATCGCCGCGCTGAACTCGGGGGCGTTCGGGGCGCCGGTCGTCCTGTTCTGCTGTCTGGACCGGACGATGGGGCCCGGGCAGTGGGGGGACGCGGGGATGTACCTCCAGACGGTCATGCTGCTGCTGAGGGCGGAAGGACTGCACAGCTGCCCGCAGGTGATGTGGACGATGTACCACAAGACCGTCGGCCGGACCGTCGGGGCCGATGACGGGCTCGTCTTGTTCTGCGGCGTGTCGGTGGGGTTCGAGAAGGCGGGCGCGCCACGGCTGCGCACCGGGCGGGCGGACCTGACGGAGACAGTGAGCTTCATCGGTATGTGA
- a CDS encoding two-component system sensor kinase (Histidine kinase-, DNA gyrase B-, and HSP90-like ATPase; pfam02518;~Histidine kinase; pfam07730;~Mg2+ binding site [ion binding];~identified by MetaGeneAnnotator; putative;~two-component system sensor kinase [Streptomyces griseus subsp. griseus NBRC13350]) — protein sequence MPYLRMPPARRVCGDAALWGVLAAATGYGFRDAGASASPVWDLSLPLAVLAIAVPLSRRRPGTAVVLVNGLCALGMADPATPANAQVLSLAALSCLLGARVAAARRPLLVLSGCLALDLVTCAVLRTQAVWWFYALTVLPAALLLPWLAGRHRRGRRELVREGWRLARSLEERQHLVAERARLTERADIAADMHDSLGHVLSLVALRAGALELSPDLTDRDRADLADLRGTIADAVEQLRETVAVLHDPAGTEPGAGLPLTDTVEDLLARAVASGVPVRWERRGAMPVLSPLVRRGMYRAVQEALTNAVKHAPDGEIRVRISHEADRTRVNVVNTAPSGDRPVCAAEGPTIGAGGRGLTGLRERVTVLGGSLWTGPYQGGFRVTAVLPHQVAASPDTAASRPETPPALLGPGPGAAYPAPGTDTGTPDTGTPDTGTPDTGTPDTGTPESVARLASVRSAARRRSVAAFVAPAVAAAFFAAVYLAWQLTTSVLPPSRFDELPLGRPRAELAALLPDNAYPYPPDHARSAPQPPGTRCEFYRSGRDLLTEVDLYRLCWSGDTLATKDTVPASRPTAP from the coding sequence ATGCCGTACCTGCGCATGCCCCCGGCCAGACGGGTGTGCGGCGACGCGGCCCTGTGGGGCGTGCTCGCCGCTGCCACCGGCTACGGGTTCCGGGACGCGGGCGCGTCGGCCTCGCCGGTCTGGGACTTGAGCCTCCCGTTGGCCGTCCTGGCGATTGCCGTACCGCTGTCCCGGCGCCGGCCGGGGACCGCGGTCGTCCTGGTCAACGGACTGTGCGCGCTGGGAATGGCCGACCCGGCGACCCCCGCCAACGCCCAGGTCCTCTCGCTGGCCGCACTCAGCTGTCTGCTGGGGGCCCGGGTCGCCGCGGCGCGACGCCCGCTCCTCGTCCTGTCCGGCTGTCTCGCCCTCGATCTCGTGACGTGCGCGGTGCTCCGGACGCAGGCCGTGTGGTGGTTCTACGCGCTGACCGTGCTTCCCGCCGCCCTCCTGCTGCCCTGGCTGGCCGGACGGCACCGGCGCGGCCGGCGCGAACTGGTGCGAGAGGGCTGGCGGCTGGCCCGAAGCCTGGAGGAGCGCCAGCACCTGGTCGCCGAGCGGGCGCGGCTGACCGAACGCGCGGACATCGCGGCCGACATGCACGATTCCCTCGGACACGTGCTGAGCCTGGTCGCCCTGCGCGCCGGGGCCCTGGAACTCTCTCCCGACCTCACCGACCGCGACCGCGCCGACCTCGCCGACCTGCGCGGGACGATCGCGGACGCCGTGGAGCAGCTACGCGAGACCGTCGCGGTCCTGCATGACCCGGCCGGAACGGAACCGGGGGCGGGCCTGCCCCTCACCGACACCGTCGAGGACCTCCTCGCACGGGCGGTCGCGTCGGGGGTGCCGGTGCGCTGGGAGCGGCGCGGGGCGATGCCCGTGCTGTCCCCGTTGGTCCGACGGGGCATGTACCGGGCCGTGCAGGAGGCACTCACCAACGCGGTGAAGCACGCGCCTGACGGGGAGATCCGGGTGCGGATCTCGCACGAGGCCGACCGTACCCGCGTGAACGTCGTGAACACCGCTCCCTCCGGCGACCGGCCGGTGTGCGCGGCCGAAGGCCCGACGATCGGCGCCGGCGGCAGAGGTCTGACGGGGCTCAGGGAGCGGGTGACGGTGCTCGGCGGTTCGTTGTGGACCGGCCCGTACCAGGGCGGATTCCGTGTCACCGCGGTCCTCCCACACCAGGTCGCGGCCTCTCCGGATACGGCGGCGTCGCGGCCGGAGACTCCGCCCGCTCTCCTCGGGCCGGGTCCAGGGGCCGCCTACCCGGCCCCCGGTACGGACACCGGCACACCGGACACCGGCACACCGGACACCGGCACACCGGACACCGGCACACCGGACACCGGCACACCGGAGTCCGTCGCACGCCTCGCCTCCGTACGGAGTGCCGCCCGCCGCCGCTCCGTCGCCGCCTTCGTGGCTCCCGCCGTCGCCGCCGCCTTCTTCGCAGCCGTCTACCTGGCCTGGCAGTTGACGACCAGCGTGCTTCCCCCGTCCCGGTTCGACGAGCTGCCCCTCGGCCGCCCGCGTGCCGAACTCGCCGCCTTGCTGCCGGACAACGCCTACCCGTACCCACCCGACCATGCCCGCTCCGCACCTCAACCGCCGGGCACGCGTTGCGAGTTCTACCGGTCCGGCCGCGACCTGTTGACCGAGGTCGACCTCTACCGGCTCTGCTGGTCGGGCGACACGCTGGCGACGAAGGACACCGTGCCCGCGAGCCGGCCGACGGCCCCGTGA
- a CDS encoding hypothetical protein (identified by MetaGeneAnnotator; putative;~predicted protein [Streptomyces roseosporus NRRL15998]) has product MTTLTTSARREDPPPGVPGAPDRGAPGAFAGAVAGEWTKLWSVRAPYLCLLAGLAITGVFTYYYASIARINEHPVQPVGNAAASSAVLVQFTVVVLATVAVTSEYATGSVRASLLSVPRRHRVHAAKALVAAVVAFVAGTTFAVVGTAVAWTGFGGRASFEAGPAALQVLAVGLYYALVAVLTVGVAFATRHPAGALSILATLLWALPSILLGLGGPALAVLNDQLPHGAGEHFMRPAADAPYGPVPAVLIVAAWAVAAHLIGLYVLRRRDA; this is encoded by the coding sequence GTGACCACCCTGACGACATCCGCCAGGCGCGAGGACCCGCCCCCCGGCGTCCCCGGCGCTCCCGACCGAGGCGCACCCGGAGCGTTCGCCGGGGCCGTCGCCGGCGAGTGGACCAAGCTGTGGTCCGTCCGAGCCCCCTATCTCTGTCTTCTGGCGGGTCTCGCGATCACCGGTGTCTTCACCTACTACTACGCCTCGATCGCCCGCATCAACGAGCATCCGGTACAGCCCGTCGGGAACGCGGCGGCCTCCTCCGCCGTCCTCGTCCAGTTCACGGTCGTCGTCCTGGCCACGGTCGCGGTCACCTCCGAGTACGCGACGGGCAGTGTGCGGGCCTCTCTCCTGTCGGTTCCACGGCGGCACCGGGTCCACGCCGCGAAGGCACTGGTGGCGGCGGTGGTGGCGTTCGTCGCCGGGACCACGTTCGCCGTCGTGGGCACGGCGGTGGCCTGGACGGGGTTCGGGGGCCGGGCCTCCTTCGAAGCCGGCCCGGCTGCCCTTCAAGTCCTCGCGGTCGGTCTCTACTACGCCCTGGTCGCGGTGCTGACCGTCGGGGTGGCCTTCGCCACGCGCCATCCGGCCGGCGCGCTCTCGATCCTCGCCACCCTCCTGTGGGCGCTGCCCAGCATCCTCCTGGGCCTGGGCGGCCCGGCACTCGCCGTCCTCAACGACCAGCTCCCGCACGGTGCGGGGGAGCACTTCATGCGCCCCGCCGCCGACGCGCCGTACGGACCGGTGCCGGCCGTCCTGATCGTGGCGGCGTGGGCCGTGGCCGCGCACCTGATCGGCCTCTACGTACTGCGTCGACGGGACGCCTGA
- a CDS encoding ABC transporter (ABC transporter [Nocardiopsis dassonvillei subsp. dassonvillei DSM43111];~ABC transporter signature motif;~ABC-type multidrug transport system, ATPase component [Defense mechanisms]; COG1131;~ATP binding site [chemical binding];~ATP-binding cassette transporter nucleotide-binding domain; cl17201;~COGs: COG1131 ABC-type multidrug transporter ATPase component; InterPro IPR017871:IPR003593:IPR003439; KEGG: sgr:SGR_3295 ABC transporter ATP-binding protein; PFAM: ABC transporter; SMART: AAA ATPase; SPTR: C1YMP6 ABC-type multidrug transporter ATPase component; PFAM: ABC transporter;~D-loop;~H-loop/switch region;~Q-loop/lid;~Walker A/P-loop;~Walker B;~identified by MetaGeneAnnotator; putative) produces MITLRGLTKRYGGTLAVDELTFDVRAGHVTGFLGPNGAGKSTTMRMILGLDHPTRGQALIAGRRYADLRRPLCAVGAMLDARAVHPARSGRTHLIAQARSNGIPPRRVDEVLERVGLAKAARRPAGTYSLGMSGRLGVAGALLGDPPVLVLDEPVNGLDPDGVRWIRGLVREQAAQGRTVFLSSHLMSEMQLTADHLVVIGRGRLLSDTSMTEFLAAASPASARAVVPDPEERATLVRRLMAADRVTVETSESGELTVEGRTAAEIGDLAHHCRVRLHQLSDVRVSLEQAYMDLTARSVEYTTGGGAADTNAADTNAADTNAADTNAVDMNAALAAPNEGGRP; encoded by the coding sequence GTGATCACCCTCCGGGGACTGACCAAACGCTACGGCGGCACCCTCGCCGTGGACGAGCTGACATTCGATGTCCGGGCCGGCCACGTGACCGGTTTCCTCGGCCCCAACGGGGCCGGGAAGTCCACCACCATGCGCATGATTCTGGGCCTGGACCATCCCACGCGCGGGCAGGCCCTGATCGCCGGGCGGCGCTACGCGGACCTGCGCAGGCCGCTGTGCGCGGTCGGCGCGATGCTGGATGCCCGGGCCGTCCACCCGGCCCGCTCCGGCCGTACGCATCTGATCGCCCAGGCCCGGTCGAACGGCATCCCGCCGCGTCGCGTGGACGAGGTGCTGGAGCGGGTGGGCCTGGCCAAGGCGGCCCGCCGGCCCGCGGGCACGTACTCGCTCGGCATGAGCGGGCGGCTCGGGGTGGCGGGCGCGCTGCTCGGCGATCCGCCGGTGCTCGTCCTGGACGAGCCGGTCAACGGTCTCGATCCGGACGGTGTGCGGTGGATTCGCGGGCTCGTCCGCGAACAGGCGGCGCAGGGCCGCACCGTGTTCCTCTCCAGCCATCTGATGAGCGAGATGCAGCTGACGGCCGACCATCTCGTCGTCATCGGACGCGGGCGGTTGCTGAGCGACACCTCCATGACCGAGTTCCTGGCCGCTGCCTCTCCCGCGTCGGCGCGCGCCGTGGTGCCCGACCCCGAGGAAAGGGCGACGCTGGTCCGCCGCCTCATGGCGGCTGACAGGGTGACCGTCGAGACCTCCGAGTCCGGCGAACTCACCGTCGAGGGCCGCACCGCGGCCGAGATCGGCGACCTGGCCCACCACTGCCGGGTCCGGTTGCACCAGCTGAGCGACGTCCGGGTCTCGCTGGAGCAGGCGTACATGGACCTGACCGCGCGCAGCGTCGAGTACACGACGGGCGGCGGCGCCGCGGACACGAATGCCGCGGACACGAATGCCGCGGACACGAATGCCGCGGATACGAATGCCGTGGACATGAACGCCGCGCTCGCGGCGCCGAACGAAGGGGGACGACCGTGA
- a CDS encoding two-component system response regulator (C-terminal DNA-binding domain of LuxR-like proteins. This domain contains a helix-turn-helix motif and binds DNA. Proteins belonging to this group are response regulators; some act as transcriptional activators, others as transcriptional repressors. Many...; cd06170;~DNA binding residues [nucleotide binding];~Response regulator containing a CheY-like receiver domain and an HTH DNA-binding domain [Signal transduction mechanisms / Transcription]; COG2197;~Signal receiver domain; originally thought to be unique to bacteria (CheY, OmpR, NtrC, and PhoB), now recently identified in eukaroytes ETR1 Arabidopsis thaliana; this domain receives the signal from the sensor partner in a two-component systems; cd00156;~dimerization interface [polypeptide binding];~identified by MetaGeneAnnotator; putative;~intermolecular recognition site;~phosphorylation site [posttranslational modification];~two-component system response regulator [Amycolatopsis mediterranei U32]): MEETTPGSRPVRVLVADDEALVRAGVLAVLARDPHVVVVAEASNGHEALALTRRHRPDVVLLDIQMPGMDGLTAAARLHQESAAVGVIMLTTFGQDEYITRALEEGADGFLLKADDPRELLNGVRAVGAGGAYLSPRVAGRVITGMRAHRAAHPHRSLERLTERERQVLAGLGAGQSNAEIASGLHLVEGTVKAHVSAVLSKLGARNRVEAAIVAYEAGLTPSRRALP, from the coding sequence GTGGAAGAGACGACACCCGGCAGTCGGCCGGTCCGGGTCCTTGTGGCCGACGACGAGGCGTTGGTCCGCGCCGGGGTGCTGGCCGTCCTGGCCAGGGACCCGCACGTCGTAGTGGTCGCCGAGGCGAGCAACGGGCACGAGGCCCTCGCGCTGACCCGCCGGCACCGTCCGGACGTGGTCCTGCTGGACATCCAGATGCCCGGCATGGACGGGCTGACGGCGGCCGCGCGGCTCCACCAGGAGTCGGCCGCGGTCGGTGTGATCATGCTGACCACCTTCGGCCAGGACGAGTACATCACCCGCGCCCTGGAGGAAGGCGCCGACGGCTTCCTGCTGAAGGCCGACGATCCGAGGGAACTCCTCAACGGCGTACGGGCCGTGGGCGCCGGCGGCGCCTACCTGTCCCCCAGAGTCGCCGGCCGCGTCATCACCGGGATGCGCGCCCACCGGGCGGCACACCCCCACCGCTCGCTGGAGCGGCTCACGGAACGGGAACGCCAGGTACTGGCCGGACTCGGGGCCGGGCAGTCCAACGCGGAGATCGCGAGCGGTCTGCACCTGGTCGAAGGCACGGTGAAGGCCCACGTCAGCGCGGTGCTCTCGAAGCTGGGCGCGCGCAACCGGGTGGAGGCGGCCATCGTCGCGTACGAGGCCGGTCTGACGCCGTCACGCCGGGCCCTGCCGTGA